A stretch of DNA from Candidatus Abyssobacteria bacterium SURF_5:
CTTCTTCGAAGGTGGCCACGTCCGAGAGGAGGCGCGCGGAGGCCTCGATCAGCGGCATCGCAAGCGCAGCGCCGGTGCCCTCTCCGAGCCTCAACCGCAGGTCGAGAAGCGGCCGTTTCTTCAAACGCGTGTGCATCAATCGGTGCCCGCATTCGACGCTTCGATGGCCGGCGATCATGTACTGCGCGCTGAGTGGCTCGAGAGCGTGCGCGACGAGCGCGCCGGCGGTCGCGGGAAATCCATCCAGCACAATGGGCTTTTTCAATGCGGCCGCTCCGAGAACGAATCCCGCGATCGCGCCGATCTCGAACCCGCCGACCTTCGAAAGGACGTCGAGAGCATCGTTCGGGTCGGGCTGATTCACCTGGAGAGCGCGCTCAATCATATTTATTTTATGCGCGTGGCGGTCGCCGTCGATTCCGGAACCGCGGCCGGTTACCATAGCGGCCGGGCGTCCACTGAATGCGGCCAGTACTGCGCTCGCGGCGGTGGTGTTGCCGATCCCCATCTCCCCGGCAGCAAGAAGGTCCGGCGCGGGATTCAGATCGTGAGCGACCTCGATGCCGGCCTCAATGCATTGCACGGCCTGCGCGCGCGACATGGCCGCGCCATGAAGCATGTTCCGGGTTCCGGCCGCGACGGGTTTGGACACGATCTTTTCTTCGCGCGCGAGAGAGGACAGATCGCCTGCGACGCCGACATCCACGACAATCACATCCGCTTGGGCCGCTCGAGCAACCGCGTTGATACCTGCCTTGCCCCCCACAAATACCTGCACCATACTGCAGGTTACTTCTTTCGGATATTGGCTGACGCCCGACTCGGAGATTCCGTGGTCGGCCGCGAAAACCGCCACGGCCCGCCGTTTGACCGGCGGGCGAAGCGAGCGCGTTATTCCGGCCAGATCGATGGCCAGATCCATCAGTCGGCCGAGCGCCCAGCGCGGCATGACGAGACGGTTGAGTCGCCGGCGCGCCTGCCTGCGGTATTCCGAATCCTGCGGCATGATTTCCGCGAGAGTTGTCTCAATCAGGGTCATTCGCGCCTCCTTTCAAATGAAGCGGTATCCCGCAACTAACAAGGATCACTTCATCGGCGGAGGCGGCAAGCGACTGATTGCATCTGCCCGCGAGATCCCGAAAGCGTCTGGATGCTGGATTGTCTGGAACTATGCCCATGCCGACTTCGTTCGCAACGAAAAAGATGTATCCGCTCATTTTGGCGCATACCTCGACGATGTCCCTGCACCGGGAGGAGATATCTTTTTCCGTGATCTTCTCGCCTCGCGCGTCCGCCTCCCGCATCAGGTTGTTCAGCCACAGCGTGAGACAATCCACGAGGGCGACGTTGTACTTGTTCGCACCGCTCCGAAGCGCACAAATGATGTCGCCGTACTCTTCAACGGTTTCCCAGCCGCATTCGGCGCGAGCGCGATGATGGGCGGCAATGCGCGCACGCATCTCCTCGTCAAGCGGGGGACAGGTGGCCAAAAACATCCGCGGGCCGGGCAGCGATTCAGCCCGGGCGCGTGCATATTCGCTCTTTCCGCTTCGACTACCGCCAACGATCAGGATGATTTTTGCCAATTTGGGACCTCAATTGCCGAATAATAGGGACAGAGCCTAAT
This window harbors:
- the cobT gene encoding nicotinate-nucleotide--dimethylbenzimidazole phosphoribosyltransferase, with product MTLIETTLAEIMPQDSEYRRQARRRLNRLVMPRWALGRLMDLAIDLAGITRSLRPPVKRRAVAVFAADHGISESGVSQYPKEVTCSMVQVFVGGKAGINAVARAAQADVIVVDVGVAGDLSSLAREEKIVSKPVAAGTRNMLHGAAMSRAQAVQCIEAGIEVAHDLNPAPDLLAAGEMGIGNTTAASAVLAAFSGRPAAMVTGRGSGIDGDRHAHKINMIERALQVNQPDPNDALDVLSKVGGFEIGAIAGFVLGAAALKKPIVLDGFPATAGALVAHALEPLSAQYMIAGHRSVECGHRLMHTRLKKRPLLDLRLRLGEGTGAALAMPLIEASARLLSDVATFEEVGIGDSGG
- a CDS encoding bifunctional adenosylcobinamide kinase/adenosylcobinamide-phosphate guanylyltransferase, with translation MAKIILIVGGSRSGKSEYARARAESLPGPRMFLATCPPLDEEMRARIAAHHRARAECGWETVEEYGDIICALRSGANKYNVALVDCLTLWLNNLMREADARGEKITEKDISSRCRDIVEVCAKMSGYIFFVANEVGMGIVPDNPASRRFRDLAGRCNQSLAASADEVILVSCGIPLHLKGGANDPD